The Rhododendron vialii isolate Sample 1 chromosome 6a, ASM3025357v1 genome includes a window with the following:
- the LOC131330730 gene encoding 1-aminocyclopropane-1-carboxylate oxidase 1 gives MEYFPVINMEKLNGEERGATMELIKDACENWGFFELMNHGIPHEFMDTVERLTKEHYKKCMEERFKDLMATKALEGVQAEVTDMDWESTFYLRHLPRSNISEVPDLEDEYREVMKEFAKRLEKLAEELLDLLCENLGLEKGYLKQAFNGAKGPNFGTKVSNYPPCPKPDLIKGLRAHTDAGGIILLFQDDKVSGLQLLKDGQWIDVPPMRHSIVINLGDQLEVITNGKYKSILHRVIAQTDGNRMSIASFYNPGSDAVIYPAPALVEKQAEEGKETYPKFVFDDYMKLYAGLKFQAKEPRFEAMKAIETNVTMGPIATA, from the exons ATGGAGTACTTCCCAGTGATCAACATGGAGAAACTAAACGGTGAAGAAAGGGGAGCCACAATGGAGCTCATCAAAGATGCTTGTGAGAACTGGGGATTCTTTGAG TTGATGAACCATGGAATTCCACATGAGTTTATGGACACTGTGGAGAGGCTGACAAAGGAGCACTACAAGAAGTGCATGGAAGAGAGGTTCAAGGACCTGATGGCAACCAAGGCTCTAGAGGGTGTCCAAGCAGAGGTCACTGACATGGACTGGGAGAGCACCTTCTACTTGCGCCACCTCCCTCGGTCCAACATATCTGAAGTACCCGACCTTGAAGATGAATATAG GGAGGTGATGAAGGAATTTGCAAAAAGATTGGAGAAACTGGCAGAGGAGCTCCTAGACTTGCTATGTGAGAATCTGGGACTAGAGAAAGGCTACCTAAAGCAGGCTTTCAATGGAGCAAAGGGTCCTAACTTTGGAACCAAGGTCAGCAACTACCCACCATGTCCCAAGCCAGATTTGATCAAGGGGCTCCGAGCCCACACTGATGCAGGCGGCATCATCTTGCTCTTCCAAGATGACAAGGTCAGCGGCCTCCAACTCCTCAAGGACGGCCAGTGGATCGACGTTCCTCCGATGCGCCATTCAATTGTCATCAACCTTGGTGACCAACTTGAG GTGATCACCAATGGGAAATACAAGAGTATACTCCACCGAGTCATCGCCCAAACGGATGGAAACCGGATGTCAATAGCATCATTTTACAACCCAGGGAGTGATGCTGTGATCTATCCTGCACCAGCACTGGTGGAGAAACAAGCAGAGGAAGGAAAGGAAACATACCCAAAATTCGTGTTCGACGACTACATGAAACTGTATGCAGGGCTGAAGTTCCAGGCCAAGGAGCCAAGATTTGAAGCCATGAAAGCCATTGAAACTAATGTCACTATGGGTCCCATTGCAACAGCTTAA